In Mycobacteriales bacterium, the genomic window CCGTGGTTGCGTCGAGGCCGCGAGGTCTTGGCAAGCCGATGCCAGCCGCAGGCGAAACGGCCCACGTAAGGCGACTTCTCGTCGACTGATCACGGTGCGGCTTAGAAGTAAGTCCTGCCCCGCCGGTGGGCCGGATGTCCACCGGACCGGGAGAAGGGTAGTAGTGGCGGACACGCTGCGAACCCCTCCGCAGGCGGATGTGGGGACGAAGACCAGGTCGGCCGGGCGGGCGCCGTTCGCAGATCGATACCGGACAACGATCGTGAGGAGATCCCGCGTGGACGTCGTGGTGAAGGGTCGGCACTGCGAGGTGACGGAGCGCTTCCGTCGGCACGCCGCGGACAAGCTCGGCAAGCTGGAGAAGTTCGACCACAAGGTGCTGCGCGTCGACGTCGAGCTCTGCAAGGAGCGCAACCCTCGGCAGAACGGCGTCTCCGAGCGCGTCGAGCTCACGGTCCGCTCACGCGGCCCGGTCGTGCGCGCGGAGGCCGCCGCCCAGGACTTCTACGCCGCGCTCGACCTCGCGTGCACCAAGCTCGAGGCCCGGTTGCGGCGCGTCGCCGACCGCCGTCGCGTCCGCCACGGCCAGCGCAACCCGGTCTCCGTCTCGAGCGCAACCGGGGGAGCGACGGCGGCGAGTGCCGCCGCCGGAGCGGGCAGCGAGTCGCTCGCCGAGCGAGACGGTGACGAGCGGATCCTCGCCGAGGACGGGCCGTTCGTCGTCCGCGAGAAGGTGCACGACGCGGTGCCCATGGACCTCGACGAGGCGCTGTTCGAGATGGAGCTCGTCGGCCACGATTTCTTCCTTTTCATCGACGCCGCGACCGGTGAGCCGGCAGTGGTCTACCGGCGGCGGGGCTACGACTACGGGGTCATCCGGTTACGCACCGGATGAGCGCAACCGGCCGTCTCGCGTGGCTCGTGCGTGCCATGATGGCCGCGTGAGCGATCAGACTCCCGAGCCGTTCGTCAACCCGACCGGCGAGCCGATCCGGGTGCTGGTGGTCGACGACCACGCGCTCTTCCGCCGTGGCCTGGAGATGGTGCTCGACCAGGAGGCCGACATCGAGGTCGTCGGCGAGGCGAGCGACGGCGCAGAGGCCCTGGCCACCGCGATGGAGACCACGCCCGACATCGTCCTGATGGACGTGCGGATGCCGCGTCGCGGCGGCATCGACGCGTGCACCGCCATCAAGGACGCCGTCCCGAGCGCCAAGATCATCATGTTGACGATCAGCGACGAGGAGGCCGACCTCTACGACGCGATCAAAGCGGGCGCCATGGGCTATCTGCTCAAGGAGATCTCGATCGAGGAGGTCGCCTCCGCGATCCGCGCCGTCCACGGCGGCCAGTCGCTGATCTCCCCCTCGATGGCGTCGAAATTGCTCAACGAGTTCGCGTCAATGATCAAGCGAGGTGACGAGCGGCAGCAGGTGCCGGCGCCGCGGCTGACCGACCGCGAGATGGAGGTCCTGCGGCTGGTCGCCAAGGGCATGAACAACCGCGACATCGCCAAGCAGCTGTTCATCAGCGAAAACACCGTCAAGAACCACATCCGCAACATCCTCGAGAAGCTGCAGCTGCACTCGCGGATGGAGGCAGTGGTCTACGCGGTACGCGAAAAGCTCCTAGAGATCACTTGAGCCGATAGCGCTTCCCCGCGGGATGGCGCCCGGCCGCATACGATGGCGGGCACGGTTGTCTCGTCGTACGCCGTAGTCGAATCGGGCTGGAGCCGCACGAGTGGTGTTCAACAGGGTCCTGCGTGCCGGTGAGGGTCGCATCATCCGCCGGTTGCGGGCCGTCGCCGACCAGGTCAACGCGATCGAAGAGGACTTCGTCGCGCTGTCCGACGCCGAGCTGCGCGGCCAGACCGACGAGTTCCGCCAGCGCCTCGCCGACGGGGAGGACCTCGACGACCTCATGCCGGAGGCCTTCGCCACCGTGCGCGAGGTGGCTCGGCGCACGCTCGGCCAGCGGCCGTTCGACGTGCAGATCATGGGCGGCGCGGCTCTCCACCTCGGCAACATCGCGGAGATGAAGACCGGTGAGGGCAAGACCCTCACCTCGGTCCTGGCGGTCTACCTCAACGCACTGCCCGCCGAGGGTGTCCACGTCGTCACCACCAACGACTACCTCGCCCGGCGCGACGCCGAGTGGATGGGCCGGGTGCACCGGTTCCTCGGTCTCACGGTCGGCGTGATCCTGTCCCAGCAGCAGCCGTACGAGCGGCGCGCGGCCTACGCCTGCGACATCACCTACGGCACCAACAACGAGTTCGGCTTCGACTACCTGCGCGACAACATGGCCTGGAGCGCCGAGGAGCTCGTGCAGCGTGGCCACAAGTTCGCCGTCGTCGACGAGGTCGACTCGATCCTGATCGACGAGGCCCGTACTCCGCTGATCATCAGCGGTCCGGCCGAGCAGTCGGCGAAGTGGTACACCGAGTTCGCCCGCATCGTGCCGCGGCTGCGCCGGGGCGACCCCGACAAGGACATCGACGGCGACTACGAGGTCGACGAGGGCAAGCGCACCGTCGCCATCCTCGAGTCGGGCGTGGAGAAGGTCGAGGACCATCTCGGCATCGAGAACCTCTACGAGGCGATCAACACCCCGCTGGTCGGTTACCTCAACAACGCGCTCAAGGCGAAGGAGCTCTTCAAGCGCGACAAGGACTACATCGTCCAGGACGGTGAGGTCCTCATCGTCGACGAGTTCACCGGCCGCATCCTGCACGGTCGCCGCTACAACGAGGGCATGCACCAGGCGATCGAGGCCAAGGAAGGCGTGGCGATCAAGGACGAGAACCAAACGCTCGCCACGATCACGCTGCAGAACTTCTTCCGGCTCTACGAGAAGCTCGCCGGCATGACCGGCACGGCGATGACCGAGGCGGCGGAGTTCGACCAGACCTACAAGCTCGGCGTCGTCCCGATCCCCACCAACAGGCCGATGATCCGGCGTGACGAGGCGGACGTCGTCTACAAGACCGAGCAGGCGAAGTTCGAAGCCTGCGTCGACGACATCGCCGAGCGGCACGAGAAGGGCCAGCCGGTCCTCATCGGCACGACCAGCGTCGAGAAGAGCGAGCTGCTCTCGGGCATGCTGCTGCGGCGAGGCGTCCCGCACGAGGTGCTCAACGCCAAGTTCCACGAGAAGGAAGCGCAGATCGTCGCCCAGGCCGGCCGCAAGGGCGCGGTCACCGTCGCGACCAACATGGCCGGTCGCGGCACCGACATCATGCTGGGCGGCAACCCGGAGTTCATGGCCGCGGCCGAGCTCGCCACGCGCGGCCTGTCGCCGATCGAGACCCCCGAGGACTACGAGGCGGCCTGGCCCGAGGCGTTGGACAAGGCGAAGGCCGCGGTTGCCGCGGAGCACGAGGAGGTCGTCTCGCTCGGCGGGCTTTACGTGCTCGGCACGGAGCGGCACGAGTCGCGCCGCATCGACAACCAGCTGCGTGGCCGGTCCGGCCGTCAGGGCGACCCGGGGGAGTCGCGCTTCTACCTGTCGCTCGGTGACGACCTCATGCGGTTGTTCAACTCCAACGCGGTCGAGTCGATCATGACGCGGTTCAACCTGCCGGAGGACGTGCCGATCGAGTCGAAGATGGTCAGCCGTGCCATCCGCTCGGCGCAGACGCAGATCGAGCAGCGCAACTTCGAGATCCGCAAGAACGTCCTGAAGTACGACGAGGTTCTGAACAAGCAGCGCACGGTCATCTACGACGAGCGCCGGCGCGTGCTCATGGGCGAGGACCTGCACGAGCAGGTCGTGCACATGATCGAGGACGTCGTCCGCGGCTACGTCCAGGCCGAGACCTCGGAGGGGTTCGAGGAGGACTGGGACTACGAGAAGCTGTGGACCGCGCTGAAGACCCTTTATCCCGTGGGCGTCACCCCGGAGGCCCTGGAGGAGGAGTCCGGCGGCGGGCTCGGCGGCGAGTATCTCGAGGAGCGACTGGTCGAGGACGCGCTCGAGGCCTACGCGCGGCGCGAGGAGCAGCTCGGCGAGCAGGTGACCCGCGAGCTGGAGCGGCGCGTGCTTCTGTCGGTGCTCGACCGCAAGTGGCGCGAGCACCTCTACGAGATGGACTACCTGCAGGAGGGCATCGGCCTGCGGGCGATGGGCCAGCGCGACCCGCTCGTGGAGTACCAGCGTGAGGCGTTCGACATGTTCGGCGCCATGATGGAGGGGATCAAGGAGGAGTCGGTCGGCTTCCTGTTCAACCTCGAGGTCCAGGTCACCCCGGAGGAGCAGGCCGCCGCGGAGGCGATCGCGCCGCAGCCGTTGGCCGGCCAGCAGCCACCGGCCGCTCCCCAGCCTGGCGGACCGCCCCTCGCCGCGCCCGCCGATGCCGCAGCGGGTGCCGCCGGCGCCGGCAACGCCCCTGCCGGCGGCGTTGCCGCAGAGCCGGTGCCGTCTGAAGCTCCGGCGGCCTTCGCGGCGGAGACCGGCGACGACGTCTCCGCCGGGCAGCCGGCGGCCGCGCCCGACGGTGACGAGCGGGAGCGCGTCGCTGCGGTGCTCGGCGCCGCGCTCGGACAGCCGACCCGGCCCAGCCACCTGCAGTACTCCGCGCCGACGGTCGACGGCGAGGGGGGTGTCTCCCGCTCGGTCGGGGCGACCTCTGGTGGCAGCCCGGCCGCCGGTGACGGCGGCGGATTCGGCGGCGTGGCGCGCAACGCGCCCTGCCCGTGCGGCTCGGGCAAGAAGTACAAGCGCTGCCATGGGGACCCGCGCAACCGCTGAACCTTTTCCCTTGCGGCGCTGCTTCTTCCCGGTGTCAAGGGGCGGCGGGTGAGACGGCGGTAACCGCTCAGCCGCCGAGCGGCCGGACTACTGCTGAAGCGCCGTGCACAACCAGCGACCGTCGAGGCCTTCCAGCCGCAGGGCGACCGCGGTGACCCGCCCGTCGCGACGAACCGTCGCGGACAGCTCGGCGATGCCGTCGTCGGGCTCGCAGACGTGGACCGACTTCACCACCGTGCGCGACCGGCGAAGCGGCCTCCCGGCCGGCGATCCGGTGCGCCGCGCCTGGGCCGTCGATCGGTGACACTGCGCCTCGATCTCCTCGAACACGTCCTCGCTCACCCAGCGCAGCAACTGGCCGATCGGGCGGGAGCCGTCGGCCACCTCCGCGAGTGCCTGGGCGAGCCGACCGCCCCACCTTCGGGGGTCCGGAAGCTCTGCGCGCGGCGTCCGCTCCGGGCTGAAGAGGTCGCGCGTCGTCGGCTCGGGGTCGGCGACGAGCCGTAGCCGCCGCGCCGTCGGACGTTCGAACGGCAGGGGCATGGAGCCCGCGACCGGCGGCACCTGGTCGGCCGTCAGCTCGTCGTCGTACGGCGGTTCGTACTGCGGCACCGGCAGCAGGTGGATGCGTGTCGGCGCGGGGGCGGGCGCGGTCGGTTCGACCGGGGCGGTGGTGGCGACGGACATGGAGGCTCCTGGTCGTGCGGCGGTCGGTGGTCGCGGCCGAGCGAGGGTTCAGTCGGGTGGGGTCAGGCGTTGGCCGGGCAGCACGAGGTCGGGCTCGGGGCCGATGACGTCCCGGTTTGCCTCGTACCAGCGCGGCCAGGAGTCGGCGATCTGCGCGGCGGTCGGCACGCCGGGCAGGTGCCGCGCCGCGATCGTCCAGAGGCAGTCGCCCGGGTGGACGGTGACCGCGGTCGCCGGCTGCGGGACGGCGCTCGGCGACGGCCCGGCCGGGAGCGGTGGAACGCGGCTCGCTCGAGCGGCGTGCGGCGCTGCCGTGGTCGCCGGCGTGGCGGTGGCGGCCGGCCAGTCCAGCCCGGCCGGATCCGTGTCGGCCTGGGCGGGCGCTGCGCCGCCCAGCCCGAGGGCGGCGCCCATCGCTGCCGCTGTCAGGCGACGCAGCGCGACGGGTGTCAGCGCGTTCGCGACCAGCTGCGCCCGCCGTCCCAGCGCGCCCGGAAGTCGGCCCGCGACAGCGGCGAGCAGGCCGACGGTCAGCCAGGCGACGACGGCGTAGGCCGCGACGCCCGCCAACGTGACGATGGTCTCGTCCGGGCGCTGCCGGGCGATCCACCCGATCCACCCGCCGGGGCTCAGGGGTTGGCCCGGCAGGTCGGAGGCGTGCGGCCCGAGCACGACGAGCGCCGCCATCGCGCCGAGAGCGCTGAGCACGGAACCCGCCAACCCGAGGGCGGCCGCGGTGCGTCGCATCCCACCAGCCTTCGATAGCGGTCGTTTGCCTTCGTTTGCTTTCTATCGATATGGGTTGCTGGCGTCAATCGGGGTTCGCGCCCTCGGTGGACAACCCGCCTGCGTGGCCGCGGCAAGATGTCGGGGATGCGCTGGCAGGAACTGTTCGCCGACCTCGAGGGCGAGTTCGCCGAGGCAGAGCGGGCCGACCACGCGGCCGAGGTGGCCGACCGATCACGGGCGGAGTACGCCCGGGTGCGGCTGGTCGACCGGCTGCGCGCCGGTCTCGACCTCGACGTCACCGTGACGACCGCAGCCACCGGCCGGATCAGGGGCAGGCTCGAGTCGGTCGGCGCAGAGTGGCTTCTGCTGGTCGAGGCCAACGGGCGTCAGGTGCTGCTGCCGCTCGCGCACGTGCTCGCCATCGGCGGTCTGAGCCGCCAGGCCGCGGAGCCGGGCTCGGAGGGTCGGGTCGCGGCTCGGCTCGGCCTGCGACACGCGCTGCGCGGGTTGGCCCGGGACCGTACGCCGGTCGCCGTCGTGCTGACCTCCGGCGACGTCCTGACCGGGACTATCGACCGGGTCGGCGAAGACTTCGTCGAGCTGGCCGAGCATCCGGTGGACGAGCCCCGGAGGGCCGGCTCGGTTCGCGCCGTACGTCTGCTGCCGCTCTCGGCGCTGGCGGCGGTGCGGTCGCGATGACGGCGGCCGCGTGACACGGGCCGCCGGGTCCCGGACCGGCCGGCGGCGAGAGGCGGCTCAGCCGGTCGACCGGTCGGCGCCTTCGCCCGGGGCGGCTTCGGCCTCGTCGCCGCGTCCGAAGGGATGCGCTTCGACGAACGCGCGCGTCTCGGCGTAGGCCCGCTGGATGTAGGCCTCGAGCTGGTCCCGCTCGACCCGCCACTGCCCGCGCCCGCCCACCTTGATGGCCGGCAGCTCGCCGGACCGGACCAGGGCGTAGGTCTGGGCCGAGGAGATGTTGAGGATCTCGGCCACGTCGGCGAGCTGGAGGAACCGGGGCGCGCTCACGTCGTCGACTCCTGTCACAACCGGTACGTCCCTTCCGAGTGTGTCACCGCATGACCCACACTCGTCCGCACACCTGCGCGGGTTGTGGACAGCGCCAACGGTCTGTCGGGCTCGCGCGGGAGCATGCGTCGCATCCTGCCCGCCGATCCATCAAGGGGGAGCCCTCGTGGCCGACCTGACCTCGCCCCCGGCAAAGCGCCTGAGCTTGCCGCGGTGGTTCGATGCCCGTTTCGCTGCCGGGGTCCTGCTGGTGCTGGTCTCCGTCGTGGCGGGGGCACGTGTCGTCACGGCGGCTGACCACTACGACCGGGTGTGGGTCGCAAAGCGTGCTCTGGCTGTCGGTCAGCAGCTCACCGCTGACGACTTCCAGGTGGGCCGGGCGCGGCTCTACGG contains:
- a CDS encoding Rv3235 family protein — translated: MSVATTAPVEPTAPAPAPTRIHLLPVPQYEPPYDDELTADQVPPVAGSMPLPFERPTARRLRLVADPEPTTRDLFSPERTPRAELPDPRRWGGRLAQALAEVADGSRPIGQLLRWVSEDVFEEIEAQCHRSTAQARRTGSPAGRPLRRSRTVVKSVHVCEPDDGIAELSATVRRDGRVTAVALRLEGLDGRWLCTALQQ
- a CDS encoding LysM domain-containing protein — encoded protein: MRRTAAALGLAGSVLSALGAMAALVVLGPHASDLPGQPLSPGGWIGWIARQRPDETIVTLAGVAAYAVVAWLTVGLLAAVAGRLPGALGRRAQLVANALTPVALRRLTAAAMGAALGLGGAAPAQADTDPAGLDWPAATATPATTAAPHAARASRVPPLPAGPSPSAVPQPATAVTVHPGDCLWTIAARHLPGVPTAAQIADSWPRWYEANRDVIGPEPDLVLPGQRLTPPD
- a CDS encoding response regulator transcription factor: MSDQTPEPFVNPTGEPIRVLVVDDHALFRRGLEMVLDQEADIEVVGEASDGAEALATAMETTPDIVLMDVRMPRRGGIDACTAIKDAVPSAKIIMLTISDEEADLYDAIKAGAMGYLLKEISIEEVASAIRAVHGGQSLISPSMASKLLNEFASMIKRGDERQQVPAPRLTDREMEVLRLVAKGMNNRDIAKQLFISENTVKNHIRNILEKLQLHSRMEAVVYAVREKLLEIT
- the raiA gene encoding ribosome-associated translation inhibitor RaiA, whose amino-acid sequence is MDVVVKGRHCEVTERFRRHAADKLGKLEKFDHKVLRVDVELCKERNPRQNGVSERVELTVRSRGPVVRAEAAAQDFYAALDLACTKLEARLRRVADRRRVRHGQRNPVSVSSATGGATAASAAAGAGSESLAERDGDERILAEDGPFVVREKVHDAVPMDLDEALFEMELVGHDFFLFIDAATGEPAVVYRRRGYDYGVIRLRTG
- the secA gene encoding preprotein translocase subunit SecA; translated protein: MFNRVLRAGEGRIIRRLRAVADQVNAIEEDFVALSDAELRGQTDEFRQRLADGEDLDDLMPEAFATVREVARRTLGQRPFDVQIMGGAALHLGNIAEMKTGEGKTLTSVLAVYLNALPAEGVHVVTTNDYLARRDAEWMGRVHRFLGLTVGVILSQQQPYERRAAYACDITYGTNNEFGFDYLRDNMAWSAEELVQRGHKFAVVDEVDSILIDEARTPLIISGPAEQSAKWYTEFARIVPRLRRGDPDKDIDGDYEVDEGKRTVAILESGVEKVEDHLGIENLYEAINTPLVGYLNNALKAKELFKRDKDYIVQDGEVLIVDEFTGRILHGRRYNEGMHQAIEAKEGVAIKDENQTLATITLQNFFRLYEKLAGMTGTAMTEAAEFDQTYKLGVVPIPTNRPMIRRDEADVVYKTEQAKFEACVDDIAERHEKGQPVLIGTTSVEKSELLSGMLLRRGVPHEVLNAKFHEKEAQIVAQAGRKGAVTVATNMAGRGTDIMLGGNPEFMAAAELATRGLSPIETPEDYEAAWPEALDKAKAAVAAEHEEVVSLGGLYVLGTERHESRRIDNQLRGRSGRQGDPGESRFYLSLGDDLMRLFNSNAVESIMTRFNLPEDVPIESKMVSRAIRSAQTQIEQRNFEIRKNVLKYDEVLNKQRTVIYDERRRVLMGEDLHEQVVHMIEDVVRGYVQAETSEGFEEDWDYEKLWTALKTLYPVGVTPEALEEESGGGLGGEYLEERLVEDALEAYARREEQLGEQVTRELERRVLLSVLDRKWREHLYEMDYLQEGIGLRAMGQRDPLVEYQREAFDMFGAMMEGIKEESVGFLFNLEVQVTPEEQAAAEAIAPQPLAGQQPPAAPQPGGPPLAAPADAAAGAAGAGNAPAGGVAAEPVPSEAPAAFAAETGDDVSAGQPAAAPDGDERERVAAVLGAALGQPTRPSHLQYSAPTVDGEGGVSRSVGATSGGSPAAGDGGGFGGVARNAPCPCGSGKKYKRCHGDPRNR
- a CDS encoding helix-turn-helix domain-containing protein — translated: MSAPRFLQLADVAEILNISSAQTYALVRSGELPAIKVGGRGQWRVERDQLEAYIQRAYAETRAFVEAHPFGRGDEAEAAPGEGADRSTG